From the genome of Drosophila subpulchrella strain 33 F10 #4 breed RU33 unplaced genomic scaffold, RU_Dsub_v1.1 Primary Assembly Seq19, whole genome shotgun sequence, one region includes:
- the LOC119559174 gene encoding histone H1-like: MSDSAVATSASPVAAPSVSVEKKVATKKASGSAAPKVKRAAAPPSHPPTQQMVDASIKNLKERGGSSLLAIKKYITATYKCDAQKLAPFIKKYLKSAVVNGKLIQTKGKGASGSFKLSASAKKDPKPKPASAEKKVKSKKVAVKKTGSTAKKAAAGADEKKPKAKKAVTTKKTAEKKKTEKAKAKDAKKTGTVKAKPTAAKAKSIAAKPKAAKAPKAKPAASAKPKKAVKKAAAPATAKKPKAKTTAAKK, translated from the coding sequence atgtctgattcTGCAGTTGCAACGTCCGCTTCCCCAGTGGCTGCCCCGTCAGTGTCAGTTGAGAAGAAGGTGGCCACCAAGAAGGCATCTGGATCCGCTGCCCCAAAGGTGAAAAGGGCTGCTGCCCCGCCATCGCATCCGccaactcaacaaatggtgGACGCATCCATCAAGAATTTGAAGGAACGTGGCGGCTCATCGCTTCTGGCAATTAAGAAATACATCACTGCCACCTATAAATGCGATGCCCAGAAGCTGGCTCCATTCATCAAGAAATACTTGAAATCCGCCGTGGTCAATGGAAAGCTGATCCAAACCAAGGGAAAAGGGGCGTCTGGCTCATTTAAACTGTCGGCCTCCGCCAAGAAGGATCCGAAGCCGAAGCCTGCGTCTGCTGAGAAGAAGGTGAAAAGCAAGAAGGTAGCCGTCAAGAAGACCGGATCCACCGCCAAGAAAGCTGCCGCCGGAGCTGACGAGAAGAAGCCCAAGGCTAAGAAGGCTGTTACCACCAAAAAGACCGCAGAGAAGaagaaaaccgaaaaggcAAAGGCCAAGGATGCCAAGAAAACTGGAACCGTAAAGGCGAAGCCAACAGCAGCGAAGGCCAAGTCGATCGCAGCGAAGCCAAAGGCGGCGAAAGCACCAAAGGCCAAGCCAGCGGCGTCTGCTAAGCCCAAAAAGGCGGTGAAAAAAGCAGCTGCTCCTGCTACCGCTAAAAAGCCGAAAGCCAAGACTACGGCTGCCAAGAAGTAA